A genomic segment from Peribacillus sp. ACCC06369 encodes:
- a CDS encoding MBL fold metallo-hydrolase codes for MKITVIGCWGGYPAKNEASSGYLLEYEDFRILLDCGSGVLSQLQNHMKPEDLGAVVLSHYHPDHVADIGVLQHAALIQQLLGSEKRTIPIYGHDIDQAEFGKLTYKDVTKGIAYSADEPLTIGPCKFTFMKTKHPVPCFAMRIEAENHSIVYTGDSSYMDELADFAKDANVLLCESNFYSDMDGSKAGHMTAREAGMLASKADVQLLLLTHLPHYGDLNQLKKEASEVFRREIAVAKTNLEFQL; via the coding sequence ATGAAAATCACCGTAATTGGCTGCTGGGGCGGATATCCAGCTAAAAATGAGGCAAGTTCTGGCTATTTGCTTGAATATGAAGATTTTCGCATTCTGCTTGATTGTGGCAGTGGTGTTCTATCACAGCTGCAAAATCATATGAAGCCGGAGGACCTAGGTGCAGTTGTATTATCCCACTATCATCCGGATCATGTTGCGGATATTGGTGTCCTGCAGCACGCTGCGCTCATACAGCAGTTATTGGGCAGTGAAAAAAGGACCATACCTATTTATGGTCATGATATAGACCAAGCCGAATTTGGAAAGTTAACTTATAAAGACGTGACAAAGGGCATAGCCTACTCTGCTGATGAACCCTTAACCATAGGACCTTGTAAATTTACGTTCATGAAAACAAAACATCCAGTCCCTTGTTTTGCTATGAGGATTGAAGCTGAAAATCATTCGATTGTTTATACAGGTGACAGTTCTTATATGGATGAGTTAGCAGATTTCGCTAAAGACGCAAATGTTTTATTGTGTGAAAGTAACTTTTACAGTGATATGGATGGTTCAAAGGCGGGGCATATGACGGCTAGAGAAGCGGGCATGCTTGCATCCAAGGCCGACGTCCAGCTTTTGCTGTTAACTCATCTTCCTCATTATGGGGATCTTAATCAACTGAAAAAAGAAGCATCCGAGGTATTCAGAAGGGAAATTGCTGTAGCTAAAACCAATCTCGAATTCCAACTATAA
- a CDS encoding lipoate--protein ligase encodes MLFIDNKGITDPRINLAIEEYALKHLNIDETYLLFYINRPSIIIGRNQNTIEEINADYVEGNGITVVRRLSGGGAVYHDLGNLNFSFITKDDGDSFHNFKKFTQPVVETLEKLGIHAELSGRNDILAEGKKISGNAMFSTKGRMFSHGTLLFQSEMDHIVSALKVKKDKIESKGIKSIRSRVGNIADFLKEPMSVEEFRSFLLQNIFKDSGEVTEYVLTEADWEEIHKISEERYQNWEWNYGKSPKFNLQNSHRFAVGSVDIRLEVNRGIIENCKIYGDFFGVGEVADIEQKLTGIRYEKEAISSVLDEIDVRHYFGNVTKEEILALIY; translated from the coding sequence GTGCTTTTTATTGATAATAAGGGAATTACAGATCCGAGAATTAATCTGGCAATCGAAGAGTATGCGCTTAAACATTTAAATATAGATGAAACCTATCTCCTATTTTACATAAATCGCCCTTCAATCATCATTGGAAGGAATCAAAATACGATTGAAGAAATCAATGCCGATTATGTAGAGGGAAATGGCATTACAGTAGTTCGCCGCCTTTCAGGGGGCGGGGCTGTTTATCATGACCTAGGAAATCTCAATTTCAGTTTCATTACGAAAGATGATGGAGATAGCTTCCATAATTTCAAGAAGTTCACCCAGCCTGTCGTGGAAACGCTTGAGAAACTTGGAATACATGCTGAATTAAGCGGACGTAATGATATCCTGGCCGAAGGAAAGAAAATCTCCGGCAACGCGATGTTTTCAACGAAGGGCAGAATGTTCAGTCACGGGACATTGTTGTTTCAATCAGAAATGGATCACATTGTATCCGCCTTAAAAGTGAAAAAGGATAAAATCGAGTCCAAGGGAATTAAATCGATTAGAAGCCGTGTCGGTAATATCGCTGATTTCTTAAAAGAACCGATGTCTGTTGAAGAATTCCGTTCATTCCTTCTGCAAAATATATTTAAAGATAGCGGCGAAGTTACAGAGTATGTTTTAACGGAGGCCGATTGGGAGGAGATTCATAAAATCTCGGAAGAAAGGTATCAAAACTGGGAGTGGAACTACGGGAAATCGCCTAAATTCAACTTGCAAAACTCACATAGGTTCGCGGTGGGATCTGTTGATATCCGTCTTGAAGTGAACAGGGGAATCATTGAGAATTGTAAAATCTACGGTGACTTCTTCGGGGTCGGAGAGGTTGCGGATATTGAACAAAAGCTTACTGGAATACGCTATGAAAAGGAAGCCATCAGCAGTGTACTAGATGAGATAGATGTTCGGCATTATTTTGGCAATGTAACGAAAGAAGAAATATTGGCTTTAATATATTAA
- a CDS encoding fatty acid--CoA ligase family protein yields MNLSEQLHQTALRKADKPAYYFMDQSTSYGELDMAVTKFADELHRLGVSKGDNVALVLGNSPHFIISLYGALRAGATVIPVNPIYTPDEIGYILNNGDVKVVVALDKLVPLFEKMNPILSSVEHYVICKTQPDNGDINKFNIYPKMKSFAKMVEKGHAGFKGPDLDPDATAIILYTSGTTGKPKGAMLTHANIFSNAHDVGDYLKITESDRVITTLPMFHVFSLTVVVNAPLMSGGTLLIVPQFSPKEIFRQIKKYDATVFAGVPTMYNFLFQFPDAKEDDLKSLRICISGGSAMPVSLLESFERKFNVRVSEGYGLSEASPVTCFNPLDRPRKAGSIGTSILGVENKVVNELGEEVPINGVGELIVRGPNVMKGYYKMPEESAAVLKNGWLYTGDLARMDDEGYFFIVDRKKELIIVGGYNVYPREVEEVLYAHPEVVEAAAIGLPDPNQGEVVHCFVVKKNNALTEEELLAYCMEHLAKYKVPAKIEFLDELPKNTTGKILRRSLKKHVIQN; encoded by the coding sequence ATGAATTTATCTGAACAGCTTCATCAAACGGCTTTAAGAAAGGCCGATAAGCCAGCTTATTATTTTATGGATCAATCCACCTCATATGGGGAATTGGATATGGCCGTTACAAAGTTTGCAGACGAATTACATAGGCTTGGGGTTTCAAAAGGTGATAATGTTGCGCTGGTTTTAGGCAATTCTCCACATTTCATCATTTCGTTGTATGGAGCTCTGCGAGCAGGGGCGACCGTAATTCCCGTAAATCCAATTTACACACCTGATGAGATTGGTTACATCCTGAATAATGGCGATGTAAAGGTCGTTGTGGCTTTAGATAAGCTTGTACCCTTATTCGAGAAAATGAACCCGATCCTCTCAAGCGTAGAACATTATGTAATTTGTAAAACGCAGCCGGATAATGGGGATATTAACAAATTTAACATCTACCCGAAAATGAAATCGTTTGCAAAAATGGTCGAAAAGGGGCATGCCGGTTTTAAAGGTCCTGACCTGGATCCTGATGCTACGGCAATCATACTCTACACTTCAGGGACAACGGGGAAACCGAAGGGGGCCATGCTCACACATGCAAATATATTCTCCAATGCTCATGATGTTGGTGATTATTTGAAAATTACGGAAAGTGACCGTGTCATTACGACATTACCAATGTTCCACGTGTTCAGTTTAACGGTAGTTGTGAATGCCCCATTGATGAGCGGAGGTACGCTTTTAATTGTCCCGCAATTCAGTCCAAAGGAAATATTCAGGCAAATCAAAAAATATGATGCAACCGTTTTTGCTGGGGTGCCAACGATGTACAATTTTCTTTTCCAATTTCCCGATGCGAAAGAAGACGATCTGAAGTCGTTGCGCATATGCATTTCAGGTGGATCCGCCATGCCAGTGTCACTGCTTGAATCATTCGAGCGGAAATTTAATGTCAGGGTTTCGGAAGGGTATGGTTTATCCGAAGCATCTCCCGTTACCTGCTTCAACCCATTGGATCGTCCAAGGAAGGCGGGATCCATCGGAACCTCGATCCTTGGGGTGGAAAATAAAGTGGTCAATGAGCTTGGTGAAGAAGTGCCGATCAATGGGGTAGGAGAATTGATTGTCCGGGGTCCGAATGTAATGAAGGGGTATTATAAAATGCCTGAAGAGTCGGCGGCAGTCTTGAAAAATGGCTGGTTGTATACAGGCGATTTAGCGAGGATGGATGATGAAGGGTATTTTTTCATCGTAGATCGTAAAAAGGAACTAATCATCGTCGGGGGTTATAATGTCTACCCACGTGAAGTGGAGGAGGTTCTGTACGCCCATCCTGAAGTAGTTGAGGCAGCAGCCATAGGCTTACCGGATCCAAATCAGGGAGAAGTGGTTCATTGCTTTGTGGTAAAGAAAAACAATGCATTGACCGAGGAAGAATTACTTGCCTATTGCATGGAACATTTGGCTAAGTATAAGGTTCCGGCAAAAATTGAATTTTTGGATGAACTTCCAAAAAATACAACCGGTAAAATTTTACGGCGTTCCTTAAAAAAACATGTAATACAAAACTGA
- a CDS encoding HD domain-containing protein — MRDVKLLDIFTHPIAQKYLNRSGLAHAIAVAYHSFHLANEYKIDPDIAAKAGLLHDMGHFTWYRNGKWDYDLYKQNDIHPIKGAERAHKLLIRLGENPIKAKTISLAILFHTDSFLPSNDIIRTPLQQVVKWADEKDEEEGGKHHYRKIDFLRAKESIMKLDTLIDEEQRKRLSS; from the coding sequence ATGAGAGATGTAAAGCTTTTAGATATTTTTACACATCCCATTGCTCAAAAATACTTGAACCGTTCAGGTCTGGCTCATGCGATTGCGGTAGCATACCATTCGTTTCACCTAGCAAACGAATATAAGATAGACCCTGATATTGCAGCTAAAGCTGGACTTTTGCATGATATGGGTCATTTTACCTGGTATCGCAACGGTAAATGGGATTATGATCTGTACAAACAAAATGATATCCATCCCATTAAAGGTGCAGAACGAGCACATAAACTGTTAATCCGTTTGGGAGAGAACCCGATAAAGGCAAAGACAATTTCCCTCGCCATCTTATTTCACACCGATTCGTTTTTACCTTCAAATGATATTATTCGAACACCGCTTCAGCAGGTCGTCAAATGGGCCGACGAAAAAGATGAAGAAGAAGGTGGAAAACACCATTACCGTAAAATTGATTTTCTCCGGGCAAAGGAAAGCATCATGAAGCTTGATACACTCATAGACGAGGAACAAAGAAAAAGGCTATCATCCTGA
- a CDS encoding response regulator transcription factor — MKRTGEVMKSIKLMIYGGQGGLKGIFEKEEDIKVIGTTGNEMEFLDLDYTASVDVILLDVQSSGKYGQEVMPILKEKHPSIPFVILTACSEDHYLIEAICHGAAGYVLQDSGMKQVVSAIRQCANGQIVYPASFKSFLMKKLQQDGVEKSPVSLDKAIEKLGAFSKREYELLILLNEGQTNQQISKTLFLSIGTVKNYISRIYRKLNVSNRPELMALLYSFQNSSMKG; from the coding sequence ATGAAAAGAACAGGTGAAGTTATGAAGTCGATTAAGCTAATGATATATGGTGGCCAAGGGGGGCTAAAGGGAATCTTCGAAAAAGAAGAAGACATTAAGGTCATAGGAACAACGGGGAATGAAATGGAATTTCTTGATCTTGATTATACAGCATCAGTTGATGTCATTCTTCTTGATGTCCAGTCTTCAGGGAAGTATGGACAGGAAGTAATGCCAATCCTAAAGGAAAAACACCCATCCATTCCTTTCGTCATTCTTACTGCCTGTTCAGAAGACCACTATCTTATCGAAGCAATATGCCATGGTGCAGCAGGTTATGTGTTACAGGATAGTGGAATGAAACAAGTGGTGTCGGCAATCCGTCAATGTGCCAATGGTCAAATAGTCTATCCTGCCTCATTCAAATCTTTTCTAATGAAGAAGCTGCAGCAGGATGGTGTTGAAAAATCACCAGTATCATTGGATAAGGCAATTGAAAAATTAGGGGCCTTTTCTAAACGCGAGTATGAACTGCTTATTCTACTCAACGAAGGCCAGACGAATCAGCAAATTTCAAAAACACTTTTTCTATCCATCGGCACGGTAAAAAACTATATCAGCCGCATATACAGAAAACTGAATGTTAGTAATCGCCCTGAGCTTATGGCACTTTTGTATAGTTTTCAAAATAGCAGCATGAAGGGGTGA
- a CDS encoding M48 family metallopeptidase, which yields MVRKWAGRAILLYIFYAAVMYWYIFYGADTSIPEALRGTAADPATFLNARELKLSEEYSDMRNFIFFVSTPYEWLLYFFILLFGFSKAFEKSSVTVSKRKVIQTGIYLFWLSVISYLALFPISFIGYRMSKSYHISTQSFTSWMKDGVIEFWVNFGLMFIIVSVLYWLMKKSVKKWWLYAWMLSIPFTLFLMFVQPVLIDPLYNEFYPLKNKELETEILALASQAEIPADHVYEVNMAEKTNALNAYVNGIGSNSRIVLWDTTLNKLKEDEILFIMAHEMAHYVEKHIYIGIAGYLGMTLIGLWLTSKIMNYIIRRWGHLVKVRTVDSIASLPLFFLITSVLLFASSPVSNYVSRYQETRADRYAIEMTGDKESAITTFQELTRSGLSQVNPPFLVKWLRYSHPTMLERISTVENADTKGD from the coding sequence ATGGTTAGAAAATGGGCAGGAAGAGCGATTCTATTATATATCTTTTATGCAGCAGTGATGTATTGGTATATTTTTTATGGGGCAGATACTTCCATTCCCGAAGCATTGCGTGGTACTGCAGCAGACCCTGCAACATTTTTGAATGCAAGGGAACTAAAACTTAGCGAAGAGTATTCAGATATGAGGAATTTTATTTTTTTCGTTTCTACACCATATGAATGGCTGCTGTATTTCTTCATTTTATTATTTGGTTTTTCAAAAGCATTTGAAAAGTCTTCCGTGACGGTATCGAAACGGAAAGTGATCCAAACAGGCATTTACTTATTCTGGCTTTCTGTTATTTCTTACCTGGCACTATTTCCAATCAGCTTCATTGGTTACCGGATGAGTAAAAGTTACCATATCAGTACACAAAGTTTCACTTCGTGGATGAAGGATGGAGTCATCGAATTTTGGGTGAATTTTGGGTTGATGTTCATCATCGTTTCCGTCTTATATTGGTTAATGAAGAAAAGTGTGAAGAAGTGGTGGCTCTATGCTTGGATGTTGTCCATTCCATTTACCTTGTTTCTTATGTTTGTTCAGCCTGTTTTGATTGATCCGCTGTATAATGAATTCTATCCGCTCAAAAATAAAGAGCTGGAAACGGAAATATTGGCACTTGCCTCACAGGCTGAAATTCCGGCTGATCACGTATATGAAGTAAATATGGCGGAAAAGACAAATGCATTAAACGCATACGTGAACGGCATAGGTTCCAACTCAAGGATAGTCCTTTGGGATACGACCCTCAATAAACTAAAGGAAGATGAAATCCTTTTTATCATGGCACATGAAATGGCTCATTATGTTGAAAAGCACATTTATATAGGGATTGCAGGATATTTAGGAATGACTTTAATCGGCTTATGGCTGACATCGAAAATCATGAATTATATCATAAGGCGCTGGGGCCACCTGGTAAAGGTGCGTACGGTTGACAGCATCGCTTCTCTTCCATTATTTTTCTTAATAACGTCTGTGCTGCTGTTTGCTTCCAGCCCGGTGTCCAATTATGTTTCCAGATATCAAGAAACAAGGGCTGACCGTTATGCCATTGAAATGACCGGGGATAAAGAATCAGCAATCACCACTTTCCAGGAACTCACAAGGTCGGGTTTGAGTCAGGTCAATCCACCATTCCTGGTAAAATGGCTACGGTATTCCCATCCAACCATGCTCGAGCGGATTTCCACTGTTGAAAATGCAGATACAAAGGGTGATTGA
- a CDS encoding YitT family protein yields the protein MYNVLFITIGSVLVAVAYNLFLIPHLILSSGLSGLAIMFGIITPVNTGILNFLLNLPLLILGYLKLGRRFITYTILSVVVISVSLYLIPVHGISTEPILSSLFGGIISGFGIGIIFRASGSSGGFDIIAMLLAKKSDFPLGTLLSVMNGVVVVISGFIFGWDAALYTLISIYAAGKVIDTIHSNHIKLTLMIVTKKSDEMKTKLLTNLYRGITVMDGEGAYSGEKSKVMMTVITRYQLTDVKVMIKEVDPNAFVNITETAEVMGMFHKE from the coding sequence ATGTATAATGTACTTTTTATCACTATAGGCTCAGTGCTTGTTGCAGTAGCCTACAACTTATTTTTGATACCTCATTTAATTTTAAGCAGCGGACTTAGTGGACTTGCGATTATGTTCGGAATCATTACCCCAGTCAACACAGGGATATTGAATTTTCTCTTGAATTTGCCATTGCTGATTCTAGGATACTTGAAGTTAGGAAGACGCTTTATCACCTATACGATATTATCAGTTGTCGTGATATCCGTCAGTTTATATCTCATTCCAGTTCATGGAATATCCACTGAACCGATTTTGTCTTCTTTATTTGGCGGAATCATATCGGGATTCGGTATAGGCATCATTTTTCGTGCTTCAGGTTCTTCTGGCGGTTTCGATATCATTGCCATGCTGTTGGCTAAGAAGAGCGATTTTCCACTTGGTACATTGCTTTCAGTGATGAATGGAGTTGTGGTGGTTATCTCAGGCTTCATCTTTGGTTGGGATGCCGCATTATATACGCTGATTTCCATATATGCAGCTGGAAAGGTGATTGATACGATTCATTCCAATCACATTAAATTAACATTAATGATCGTTACGAAAAAGAGTGACGAAATGAAAACGAAGCTCCTGACCAACCTATATCGAGGAATTACAGTCATGGATGGTGAAGGTGCATACTCTGGAGAAAAGAGTAAAGTGATGATGACAGTCATTACCCGTTATCAATTAACCGATGTAAAAGTGATGATAAAAGAAGTAGATCCGAATGCTTTTGTCAATATAACAGAAACAGCCGAAGTCATGGGGATGTTTCATAAAGAGTGA
- a CDS encoding IDEAL domain-containing protein has product MKNEKSYSESVKSLSMSEMKNDAVVQEMLIDMIILESVLNTKKNILAKQIDEALDMKNEPLFLKLSSEMNVLLKQFGS; this is encoded by the coding sequence TTGAAAAATGAAAAATCTTATTCAGAGTCAGTGAAGTCCTTATCAATGAGCGAAATGAAAAACGATGCTGTGGTTCAGGAAATGTTAATTGATATGATTATTCTGGAATCCGTCCTTAATACCAAGAAGAATATCCTTGCGAAACAGATTGATGAAGCCCTGGATATGAAAAACGAACCTTTATTCTTAAAATTAAGTTCTGAAATGAACGTTTTGCTAAAACAGTTTGGAAGTTAA
- a CDS encoding competence protein ComK produces the protein MKENSQGIIEEYEITPYTLMVSPINYGSKIYARIVEMEDEFVSPFKPLEIVKKSCEFFGSSYEGRKQGTKQLINITHKAPIAIDPTSSIFFFPTTSPLRPQCIWISHEHVVSYDRQDSKHTTITFRNKQTVDIEVSCSSFENQLHRTSFLKTKLIQRIEETKRKSFYLFTEANGVKASEVMSKYIPR, from the coding sequence ATGAAGGAAAACAGTCAGGGAATCATCGAGGAGTATGAAATCACGCCATATACACTAATGGTTTCGCCAATCAATTATGGCAGTAAAATATATGCCCGTATCGTTGAAATGGAGGACGAATTCGTCTCGCCCTTTAAACCTTTGGAGATAGTAAAGAAAAGCTGTGAGTTCTTCGGGTCAAGTTATGAAGGACGCAAGCAAGGCACGAAACAGCTCATAAACATCACACATAAAGCACCGATCGCGATTGATCCGACGAGTTCGATCTTCTTCTTTCCAACTACATCTCCGTTGCGTCCCCAATGCATCTGGATATCACATGAGCATGTAGTATCCTATGATCGCCAGGATTCCAAACATACAACCATCACATTCAGGAATAAACAAACCGTCGATATAGAAGTATCATGCAGTTCTTTCGAAAACCAGCTGCACCGGACATCCTTTTTAAAAACGAAACTCATCCAGAGGATTGAGGAAACAAAGAGGAAATCTTTCTATCTGTTCACCGAAGCAAATGGAGTCAAGGCTTCAGAGGTAATGTCAAAGTATATACCACGTTAG
- a CDS encoding MBL fold metallo-hydrolase: MEINTKAKDNSLKIIAPVKDYAKSGLNNWSAVLLLKHDKKTFLFTGDAEEKAETDMLAKKLIPSVDVLKVGHHGAKTSTSSAFINKTKPKYAVISVGKNGYGHPTSTVVKRLNSVKAQTYRTDKSGNIIFTSTGQKITVKTVN; the protein is encoded by the coding sequence GTGGAAATCAACACTAAAGCTAAGGATAATTCCTTAAAAATCATTGCACCTGTTAAAGACTATGCTAAGTCTGGCTTAAATAACTGGAGTGCTGTCCTTTTACTTAAACACGACAAAAAAACATTCTTGTTTACAGGTGATGCTGAAGAAAAAGCCGAGACAGATATGCTGGCTAAAAAACTAATACCAAGTGTGGATGTACTTAAAGTCGGCCATCATGGTGCAAAAACATCAACAAGTTCAGCTTTCATTAACAAAACAAAACCGAAATACGCTGTAATCAGTGTAGGGAAAAATGGATATGGGCACCCTACTTCTACAGTTGTAAAACGGTTGAATTCAGTGAAAGCCCAAACCTATCGCACAGATAAATCAGGTAACATTATTTTTACTTCTACAGGTCAGAAAATTACTGTAAAGACGGTGAACTAA
- a CDS encoding TVP38/TMEM64 family protein encodes MDLDTIREWFTLDHISALIQQYRSFGPIPGILLPMLEAFLPFLPLVVFVLANATAFGLWWGFLFSWIGAVAGSFMIFFIIRRYGQMRFFRFLQKHKQVQRLMVWVESHGFGPLFILLCFPFTPSAIVNIVAGLSKVSPLQYGLAVVGGKAVMIFTISFVGYDLVSLIHKPVRTIIIGIVIFILWYVGKRLEVRLNKSMKREEGQ; translated from the coding sequence ATGGATTTGGATACTATACGTGAGTGGTTTACACTTGATCATATATCGGCGCTTATTCAGCAATATCGCTCATTCGGTCCAATTCCTGGGATCTTACTGCCGATGCTGGAAGCCTTTTTGCCCTTTTTGCCCTTAGTGGTGTTCGTGCTTGCTAATGCAACGGCTTTTGGTCTCTGGTGGGGGTTTTTATTTTCTTGGATTGGTGCTGTAGCTGGTTCTTTTATGATCTTTTTTATTATTAGAAGATATGGTCAAATGAGGTTTTTTAGATTTTTGCAAAAACATAAGCAGGTACAGAGGTTGATGGTTTGGGTGGAAAGCCATGGATTCGGTCCCCTGTTCATACTGCTCTGCTTCCCTTTTACTCCATCGGCTATCGTGAATATCGTGGCAGGACTTTCAAAAGTCAGTCCTTTGCAATATGGACTTGCAGTCGTAGGAGGGAAAGCGGTGATGATTTTTACGATCAGCTTCGTAGGTTACGATTTAGTGTCCTTAATACATAAACCTGTGCGTACGATCATTATCGGGATTGTCATCTTTATCCTGTGGTATGTAGGAAAAAGACTGGAAGTCCGGTTAAATAAAAGCATGAAGAGAGAAGAAGGACAATAA
- the lepB gene encoding signal peptidase I: MEKTNKNTLSDWIKAAMIAFVIYILIRTFFFSSYDVEGKSMQPTLEDGNKLVVNKINYQIHDINRFDIIVFHANSQEDYVKRVIGIAGDRIRYKDDWLYVNGEKVDEPYLEKYKEGFPGQDFTGDFTLKELTDMTTVPEGKLFVMGDNRLESADSRHFGYIPVENVIGKVDVRYWPLKEFNYRFTGE, translated from the coding sequence ATGGAAAAAACAAACAAGAATACTTTATCCGATTGGATAAAAGCAGCCATGATAGCTTTTGTTATTTACATCTTAATCCGTACTTTTTTCTTTTCAAGCTATGATGTTGAAGGAAAATCGATGCAGCCGACCCTTGAAGATGGTAATAAACTTGTCGTGAATAAAATCAATTACCAGATTCATGATATCAACCGATTTGACATTATTGTTTTTCATGCGAATTCACAAGAAGATTATGTTAAGCGAGTTATAGGGATTGCAGGTGACCGCATTCGTTATAAAGATGATTGGCTTTACGTAAATGGTGAGAAAGTGGATGAGCCTTATCTTGAGAAATATAAGGAAGGTTTTCCGGGACAGGATTTTACGGGTGATTTTACCTTAAAAGAATTGACGGACATGACCACAGTCCCGGAGGGCAAGCTTTTTGTCATGGGTGATAATCGTCTTGAAAGTGCGGACAGCCGTCACTTTGGTTATATACCTGTTGAAAATGTTATCGGTAAAGTCGATGTTCGATATTGGCCGCTCAAAGAATTCAATTATAGATTTACAGGTGAATGA